A region from the Andrena cerasifolii isolate SP2316 chromosome 11, iyAndCera1_principal, whole genome shotgun sequence genome encodes:
- the LOC143374651 gene encoding uncharacterized protein LOC143374651 isoform X1, translating to MPEASGSGVADEADYSTFENKTGLAEDMKFLARMPELCDVTFLVGDTKEPVCAVKAVLAARSRVFHKMLYQAPSPQRKKDPPPRENKIRLFLKRSSEPLLNLQNAAQQRSGFTQQLAPIQEPQPNQHHTLIIKEFEPDVFRQLIEYIHTGCVTLQPRTLLGIMNAADYYGLDELRRACAGFVQCCITVDTVCALLSSAERYIQYKCTKSFVQKVLEFVDEHGNEILNLGSFTLLPQHVVRLILAREELRADEFSKFQAALMWSKKYCDSNENTRLMDVIGTFLEYIQFYKIPTNVLMKEIYPLDLVPSEIIMNALAYQADPTSVDPGKLSPHRVRRQGRSMSVQSSLDPYGSNTTLSSIGSDAGSGQKQHSGKSSAGEQETPREQQRQLRAQKQRDEEDLQRQIDQRSQLQQQRQQQESRRQQQEEEARKQREGDELRKQQEKDAQRDQQEEELKKQQMEKGAMDEVQKEQLKKQEEEEESSKQEDRLQGHPQEVTKKQLEQELKVEVEKQQDEGSKKQQEEGSKKQQEEGSKKQQEEGSKKQQEEGSKKQQEEGSKKQQEEGSKKQQEEGSKKQQEDGSKKQQEEGSKKQQEDGSKKQHEDLVLVEGQQKERQEKEAKEQQQEKELKEQHQEEDLNGREQDEGLQKEELKKQEEENLQDARQDEDLKAEQQKKELGSQQREEEMQKQQKEVLKEQQQEHGEPKEQQFEQEYKEQQEPEAKKEEHEKTQDSGLQVQLEPEKQFTEESDEQRELREENQRQLQLEQLRDYLRLQEEIFLQRQEQELERRIWERRCEEQLEAPEPQQLQLCLEGRKPSAEEAELQQQRNQLQSVEEEKVQVQESELRKQEQDERPQEQEITAPVGTVSGFYIRLVVRQEGRANLVWLLKTHIF from the exons ATGCCGGAAGCTTCAGGGTCGGGGGTGGCCGATGAGGCGGATTATTCGACTTTCGAGAATAAGACCGGCCTGGCCGAAGACATGAAGTTCCTGGCCAGAATGCCAGAACTCTGCGACGTCACCTTCCTCGTCGGCGACACCAAAGAGCCAGTCTGCGCTGTGAAGGCTGTTTTAGCGGCCAGAAGTAG AGTGTTCCACAAGATGCTTTACCAAGCCCCGAGCCCACAGCGCAAGAAAGACCCGCCACCCcgagaaaacaaaattcgtctgTTCCTGAAAAGGAGCTCTGAGCCGCTGTTGAATCTACAGAATGCAGCGCAACAG CGGTCAGGGTTCACGCAGCAGTTGGCTCCCATACAAGAG CCACAGCCGAATCAGCATCACACATTAATCATCAAGGAGTTCGAACCAGACGTGTTTCGTCAGCTGATCGAATACATTCACACTGGATGCGTGACGTTGCAGCCTAGGACCTTACTGG GAATAATGAACGCTGCTGATTACTACGGATTGGACGAGCTTAGGAGAGCTTGCGCTGGATTCGTTCAGTGTTGCATTACAGTCGACACTGTCTGCGCTTTACTTTCATCGGCTGAACGATATATTCAGTACAAATGCacgaaatccttcgttcaaaag GTGCTGGAATTTGTTGACGAACATGGCAACGAAATATTGAATCTAGGATCCTTCACTTTGCTCCCTCAGCACGTGGTTCGTTTAATCCTGGCGAGAGAGGAACTGCGCGCTGATGAGTTTTCCAAGTTCCAA GCGGCCCTGATGTGGAGCAAGAAGTATTGCGACAGCAACGAGAACACGCGTCTGATGGATGTGATCGGCACCTTCCTGGAGTATATTCAATTCTACAAAATCCCTACGAACGTTCTAATGAAAGAGATTTATCCTTTAGACCTGGTACCGTCTGAAATTATTATGAACGCCTTGGCCTATCAG GCAGACCCAACCAGTGTCGACCCAGGGAAGCTGTCTCCCCACAGAGTGAGGCGACAGGGTCGCAGCATGTCGGTGCAGTCCTCGCTGGACCCGTACGGTAGCAACACGACATTGAGCTCGATTGGTTCCGACGCTGGCTCCGGTCAGAAGCAGCATTCAG GTAAAAGCAGCGCAGGGGAGCAGGAAACGCCTCGCGAGCAACAACGGCAGCTGAGAGCGCAGAAGCAGCGGGACGAAGAGGACCTGCAACGGCAGATCGACCAGCGGAGCCAGCTGCAGCAGCAGCGGCAGCAACAGGAATCGAGGAGGCAACAGCAGGAAGAGGAGGCGAGGAAACAGCGGGAGGGTGATGAGTTGAGGAAGCAGCAGGAGAAAGATGCGCAAAGGGATCAGCAAGAGGAGGAATTGAAGAAACAGCAGATGGAAAAGGGAGCGATGGACGAGGTGCAGAAGGAGCAGCTGAAGAagcaggaagaggaggaagagtcgAGCAAGCAAGAGGACCGGTTGCAGGGACATCCGCAAGAGGTGACGAAGAAACAACTGGAGCAGGAACTGAAGGTTGAAGTGGAGAAGCAGCAAGATGAAGGTTCAAAGAAGCagcaagaggaaggttcaaagaAGCAGCAAGAGGAAGGTTCGAAGAAGCagcaagaggaaggttcaaagaAGCagcaagaggaaggttcaaagaAGCagcaagaggaaggttcaaagaAGCAGCAAGAGGAAGGTTCGAAGAAGCagcaagaggaaggttcaaagaAGCAGCAAGAGGATGGTTCAAAGAAGCagcaagaggaaggttcaaagaAGCAGCAAGAGGATGGTTCAAAGAAGCAACATGAAGATCTGGTGTTAGTGGAAGGGCAGCAGAAGGAGAGGCAAGAAAAAGAAGCGAAGGAGCAACAGCAGGAGAAGGAATTAAAGGAACAACATCAAGAGGAGGACCTCAATGGACGCGAGCAAGACGAAGGGCTGCAGAAAGAGGAATTGAAGAAACAGGAAGAGGAGAATTTACAAGACGCTCGGCAGGATGAGGATCTGAAGGCAGAACAGCAGAAGAAGGAATTAGGAAGTCAACAGCGAGAAGAAGAAATGCAAAAGCAACAAAAGGAGGTTCTTAAAGAACAGCAGCAGGAGCATGGAGAACCAAAGGAACAGCAATTTGAGCAGGAATATAAAGAGCAGCAAGAACCAGAGGCTAAGAAGGAGGAACATGAAAAGACACAGGACTCAGGTTTGCAGGTCCAGCTGGAGCCAGAGAAACAGTTTACAGAAGAAAGCGATGAACAGCGAGAGCTGCGCGAAGAGAACCAGCGACAGTTACAGTTAGAGCAGTTGAGGGACTACCTACGATTGCAAGAGGAAATATTCTTACAGAGGCAAGAGCAAGAGCTGGAACGAAGAATCTGGGAAAGACGTTGCGAGGAGCAGCTGGAAGCTCCTGAACCACAGCAGCTGCAGCTATGTCTGGAAGGTCGAAAGCCTAGCGCAGAGGAAGCAGAGCTACAGCAACAACGAAACCAACTGCAGAGTGTGGAAGAGGAAAAGGTCCAGGTACAAGAATCAGAGTTGAGGAAGCAGGAACAGGACGAACGACCACAGGAGCAAGAGATCACTGCTCCTGTAGGAACTGTGAGTGGCTTTTACATCAGGTTGGTGGTGAGACAAGAGGGTCGTGCGAATTTGGTCTGGCTCCTTAAAACGCACATTTTCTAA
- the LOC143374651 gene encoding uncharacterized protein LOC143374651 isoform X3, producing MPEASGSGVADEADYSTFENKTGLAEDMKFLARMPELCDVTFLVGDTKEPVCAVKAVLAARSRVFHKMLYQAPSPQRKKDPPPRENKIRLFLKRSSEPLLNLQNAAQQPQPNQHHTLIIKEFEPDVFRQLIEYIHTGCVTLQPRTLLGIMNAADYYGLDELRRACAGFVQCCITVDTVCALLSSAERYIQYKCTKSFVQKVLEFVDEHGNEILNLGSFTLLPQHVVRLILAREELRADEFSKFQAALMWSKKYCDSNENTRLMDVIGTFLEYIQFYKIPTNVLMKEIYPLDLVPSEIIMNALAYQADPTSVDPGKLSPHRVRRQGRSMSVQSSLDPYGSNTTLSSIGSDAGSGQKQHSGKSSAGEQETPREQQRQLRAQKQRDEEDLQRQIDQRSQLQQQRQQQESRRQQQEEEARKQREGDELRKQQEKDAQRDQQEEELKKQQMEKGAMDEVQKEQLKKQEEEEESSKQEDRLQGHPQEVTKKQLEQELKVEVEKQQDEGSKKQQEEGSKKQQEEGSKKQQEEGSKKQQEEGSKKQQEEGSKKQQEEGSKKQQEEGSKKQQEDGSKKQQEEGSKKQQEDGSKKQHEDLVLVEGQQKERQEKEAKEQQQEKELKEQHQEEDLNGREQDEGLQKEELKKQEEENLQDARQDEDLKAEQQKKELGSQQREEEMQKQQKEVLKEQQQEHGEPKEQQFEQEYKEQQEPEAKKEEHEKTQDSGLQVQLEPEKQFTEESDEQRELREENQRQLQLEQLRDYLRLQEEIFLQRQEQELERRIWERRCEEQLEAPEPQQLQLCLEGRKPSAEEAELQQQRNQLQSVEEEKVQVQESELRKQEQDERPQEQEITAPVGTVSGFYIRLVVRQEGRANLVWLLKTHIF from the exons ATGCCGGAAGCTTCAGGGTCGGGGGTGGCCGATGAGGCGGATTATTCGACTTTCGAGAATAAGACCGGCCTGGCCGAAGACATGAAGTTCCTGGCCAGAATGCCAGAACTCTGCGACGTCACCTTCCTCGTCGGCGACACCAAAGAGCCAGTCTGCGCTGTGAAGGCTGTTTTAGCGGCCAGAAGTAG AGTGTTCCACAAGATGCTTTACCAAGCCCCGAGCCCACAGCGCAAGAAAGACCCGCCACCCcgagaaaacaaaattcgtctgTTCCTGAAAAGGAGCTCTGAGCCGCTGTTGAATCTACAGAATGCAGCGCAACAG CCACAGCCGAATCAGCATCACACATTAATCATCAAGGAGTTCGAACCAGACGTGTTTCGTCAGCTGATCGAATACATTCACACTGGATGCGTGACGTTGCAGCCTAGGACCTTACTGG GAATAATGAACGCTGCTGATTACTACGGATTGGACGAGCTTAGGAGAGCTTGCGCTGGATTCGTTCAGTGTTGCATTACAGTCGACACTGTCTGCGCTTTACTTTCATCGGCTGAACGATATATTCAGTACAAATGCacgaaatccttcgttcaaaag GTGCTGGAATTTGTTGACGAACATGGCAACGAAATATTGAATCTAGGATCCTTCACTTTGCTCCCTCAGCACGTGGTTCGTTTAATCCTGGCGAGAGAGGAACTGCGCGCTGATGAGTTTTCCAAGTTCCAA GCGGCCCTGATGTGGAGCAAGAAGTATTGCGACAGCAACGAGAACACGCGTCTGATGGATGTGATCGGCACCTTCCTGGAGTATATTCAATTCTACAAAATCCCTACGAACGTTCTAATGAAAGAGATTTATCCTTTAGACCTGGTACCGTCTGAAATTATTATGAACGCCTTGGCCTATCAG GCAGACCCAACCAGTGTCGACCCAGGGAAGCTGTCTCCCCACAGAGTGAGGCGACAGGGTCGCAGCATGTCGGTGCAGTCCTCGCTGGACCCGTACGGTAGCAACACGACATTGAGCTCGATTGGTTCCGACGCTGGCTCCGGTCAGAAGCAGCATTCAG GTAAAAGCAGCGCAGGGGAGCAGGAAACGCCTCGCGAGCAACAACGGCAGCTGAGAGCGCAGAAGCAGCGGGACGAAGAGGACCTGCAACGGCAGATCGACCAGCGGAGCCAGCTGCAGCAGCAGCGGCAGCAACAGGAATCGAGGAGGCAACAGCAGGAAGAGGAGGCGAGGAAACAGCGGGAGGGTGATGAGTTGAGGAAGCAGCAGGAGAAAGATGCGCAAAGGGATCAGCAAGAGGAGGAATTGAAGAAACAGCAGATGGAAAAGGGAGCGATGGACGAGGTGCAGAAGGAGCAGCTGAAGAagcaggaagaggaggaagagtcgAGCAAGCAAGAGGACCGGTTGCAGGGACATCCGCAAGAGGTGACGAAGAAACAACTGGAGCAGGAACTGAAGGTTGAAGTGGAGAAGCAGCAAGATGAAGGTTCAAAGAAGCagcaagaggaaggttcaaagaAGCAGCAAGAGGAAGGTTCGAAGAAGCagcaagaggaaggttcaaagaAGCagcaagaggaaggttcaaagaAGCagcaagaggaaggttcaaagaAGCAGCAAGAGGAAGGTTCGAAGAAGCagcaagaggaaggttcaaagaAGCAGCAAGAGGATGGTTCAAAGAAGCagcaagaggaaggttcaaagaAGCAGCAAGAGGATGGTTCAAAGAAGCAACATGAAGATCTGGTGTTAGTGGAAGGGCAGCAGAAGGAGAGGCAAGAAAAAGAAGCGAAGGAGCAACAGCAGGAGAAGGAATTAAAGGAACAACATCAAGAGGAGGACCTCAATGGACGCGAGCAAGACGAAGGGCTGCAGAAAGAGGAATTGAAGAAACAGGAAGAGGAGAATTTACAAGACGCTCGGCAGGATGAGGATCTGAAGGCAGAACAGCAGAAGAAGGAATTAGGAAGTCAACAGCGAGAAGAAGAAATGCAAAAGCAACAAAAGGAGGTTCTTAAAGAACAGCAGCAGGAGCATGGAGAACCAAAGGAACAGCAATTTGAGCAGGAATATAAAGAGCAGCAAGAACCAGAGGCTAAGAAGGAGGAACATGAAAAGACACAGGACTCAGGTTTGCAGGTCCAGCTGGAGCCAGAGAAACAGTTTACAGAAGAAAGCGATGAACAGCGAGAGCTGCGCGAAGAGAACCAGCGACAGTTACAGTTAGAGCAGTTGAGGGACTACCTACGATTGCAAGAGGAAATATTCTTACAGAGGCAAGAGCAAGAGCTGGAACGAAGAATCTGGGAAAGACGTTGCGAGGAGCAGCTGGAAGCTCCTGAACCACAGCAGCTGCAGCTATGTCTGGAAGGTCGAAAGCCTAGCGCAGAGGAAGCAGAGCTACAGCAACAACGAAACCAACTGCAGAGTGTGGAAGAGGAAAAGGTCCAGGTACAAGAATCAGAGTTGAGGAAGCAGGAACAGGACGAACGACCACAGGAGCAAGAGATCACTGCTCCTGTAGGAACTGTGAGTGGCTTTTACATCAGGTTGGTGGTGAGACAAGAGGGTCGTGCGAATTTGGTCTGGCTCCTTAAAACGCACATTTTCTAA
- the LOC143374651 gene encoding uncharacterized protein LOC143374651 isoform X2, with product MPEASGSGVADEADYSTFENKTGLAEDMKFLARMPELCDVTFLVGDTKEPVCAVKAVLAARSRVFHKMLYQAPSPQRKKDPPPRENKIRLFLKRSSEPLLNLQNAAQQRSGFTQQLAPIQEPNQHHTLIIKEFEPDVFRQLIEYIHTGCVTLQPRTLLGIMNAADYYGLDELRRACAGFVQCCITVDTVCALLSSAERYIQYKCTKSFVQKVLEFVDEHGNEILNLGSFTLLPQHVVRLILAREELRADEFSKFQAALMWSKKYCDSNENTRLMDVIGTFLEYIQFYKIPTNVLMKEIYPLDLVPSEIIMNALAYQADPTSVDPGKLSPHRVRRQGRSMSVQSSLDPYGSNTTLSSIGSDAGSGQKQHSGKSSAGEQETPREQQRQLRAQKQRDEEDLQRQIDQRSQLQQQRQQQESRRQQQEEEARKQREGDELRKQQEKDAQRDQQEEELKKQQMEKGAMDEVQKEQLKKQEEEEESSKQEDRLQGHPQEVTKKQLEQELKVEVEKQQDEGSKKQQEEGSKKQQEEGSKKQQEEGSKKQQEEGSKKQQEEGSKKQQEEGSKKQQEEGSKKQQEDGSKKQQEEGSKKQQEDGSKKQHEDLVLVEGQQKERQEKEAKEQQQEKELKEQHQEEDLNGREQDEGLQKEELKKQEEENLQDARQDEDLKAEQQKKELGSQQREEEMQKQQKEVLKEQQQEHGEPKEQQFEQEYKEQQEPEAKKEEHEKTQDSGLQVQLEPEKQFTEESDEQRELREENQRQLQLEQLRDYLRLQEEIFLQRQEQELERRIWERRCEEQLEAPEPQQLQLCLEGRKPSAEEAELQQQRNQLQSVEEEKVQVQESELRKQEQDERPQEQEITAPVGTVSGFYIRLVVRQEGRANLVWLLKTHIF from the exons ATGCCGGAAGCTTCAGGGTCGGGGGTGGCCGATGAGGCGGATTATTCGACTTTCGAGAATAAGACCGGCCTGGCCGAAGACATGAAGTTCCTGGCCAGAATGCCAGAACTCTGCGACGTCACCTTCCTCGTCGGCGACACCAAAGAGCCAGTCTGCGCTGTGAAGGCTGTTTTAGCGGCCAGAAGTAG AGTGTTCCACAAGATGCTTTACCAAGCCCCGAGCCCACAGCGCAAGAAAGACCCGCCACCCcgagaaaacaaaattcgtctgTTCCTGAAAAGGAGCTCTGAGCCGCTGTTGAATCTACAGAATGCAGCGCAACAG CGGTCAGGGTTCACGCAGCAGTTGGCTCCCATACAAGAG CCGAATCAGCATCACACATTAATCATCAAGGAGTTCGAACCAGACGTGTTTCGTCAGCTGATCGAATACATTCACACTGGATGCGTGACGTTGCAGCCTAGGACCTTACTGG GAATAATGAACGCTGCTGATTACTACGGATTGGACGAGCTTAGGAGAGCTTGCGCTGGATTCGTTCAGTGTTGCATTACAGTCGACACTGTCTGCGCTTTACTTTCATCGGCTGAACGATATATTCAGTACAAATGCacgaaatccttcgttcaaaag GTGCTGGAATTTGTTGACGAACATGGCAACGAAATATTGAATCTAGGATCCTTCACTTTGCTCCCTCAGCACGTGGTTCGTTTAATCCTGGCGAGAGAGGAACTGCGCGCTGATGAGTTTTCCAAGTTCCAA GCGGCCCTGATGTGGAGCAAGAAGTATTGCGACAGCAACGAGAACACGCGTCTGATGGATGTGATCGGCACCTTCCTGGAGTATATTCAATTCTACAAAATCCCTACGAACGTTCTAATGAAAGAGATTTATCCTTTAGACCTGGTACCGTCTGAAATTATTATGAACGCCTTGGCCTATCAG GCAGACCCAACCAGTGTCGACCCAGGGAAGCTGTCTCCCCACAGAGTGAGGCGACAGGGTCGCAGCATGTCGGTGCAGTCCTCGCTGGACCCGTACGGTAGCAACACGACATTGAGCTCGATTGGTTCCGACGCTGGCTCCGGTCAGAAGCAGCATTCAG GTAAAAGCAGCGCAGGGGAGCAGGAAACGCCTCGCGAGCAACAACGGCAGCTGAGAGCGCAGAAGCAGCGGGACGAAGAGGACCTGCAACGGCAGATCGACCAGCGGAGCCAGCTGCAGCAGCAGCGGCAGCAACAGGAATCGAGGAGGCAACAGCAGGAAGAGGAGGCGAGGAAACAGCGGGAGGGTGATGAGTTGAGGAAGCAGCAGGAGAAAGATGCGCAAAGGGATCAGCAAGAGGAGGAATTGAAGAAACAGCAGATGGAAAAGGGAGCGATGGACGAGGTGCAGAAGGAGCAGCTGAAGAagcaggaagaggaggaagagtcgAGCAAGCAAGAGGACCGGTTGCAGGGACATCCGCAAGAGGTGACGAAGAAACAACTGGAGCAGGAACTGAAGGTTGAAGTGGAGAAGCAGCAAGATGAAGGTTCAAAGAAGCagcaagaggaaggttcaaagaAGCAGCAAGAGGAAGGTTCGAAGAAGCagcaagaggaaggttcaaagaAGCagcaagaggaaggttcaaagaAGCagcaagaggaaggttcaaagaAGCAGCAAGAGGAAGGTTCGAAGAAGCagcaagaggaaggttcaaagaAGCAGCAAGAGGATGGTTCAAAGAAGCagcaagaggaaggttcaaagaAGCAGCAAGAGGATGGTTCAAAGAAGCAACATGAAGATCTGGTGTTAGTGGAAGGGCAGCAGAAGGAGAGGCAAGAAAAAGAAGCGAAGGAGCAACAGCAGGAGAAGGAATTAAAGGAACAACATCAAGAGGAGGACCTCAATGGACGCGAGCAAGACGAAGGGCTGCAGAAAGAGGAATTGAAGAAACAGGAAGAGGAGAATTTACAAGACGCTCGGCAGGATGAGGATCTGAAGGCAGAACAGCAGAAGAAGGAATTAGGAAGTCAACAGCGAGAAGAAGAAATGCAAAAGCAACAAAAGGAGGTTCTTAAAGAACAGCAGCAGGAGCATGGAGAACCAAAGGAACAGCAATTTGAGCAGGAATATAAAGAGCAGCAAGAACCAGAGGCTAAGAAGGAGGAACATGAAAAGACACAGGACTCAGGTTTGCAGGTCCAGCTGGAGCCAGAGAAACAGTTTACAGAAGAAAGCGATGAACAGCGAGAGCTGCGCGAAGAGAACCAGCGACAGTTACAGTTAGAGCAGTTGAGGGACTACCTACGATTGCAAGAGGAAATATTCTTACAGAGGCAAGAGCAAGAGCTGGAACGAAGAATCTGGGAAAGACGTTGCGAGGAGCAGCTGGAAGCTCCTGAACCACAGCAGCTGCAGCTATGTCTGGAAGGTCGAAAGCCTAGCGCAGAGGAAGCAGAGCTACAGCAACAACGAAACCAACTGCAGAGTGTGGAAGAGGAAAAGGTCCAGGTACAAGAATCAGAGTTGAGGAAGCAGGAACAGGACGAACGACCACAGGAGCAAGAGATCACTGCTCCTGTAGGAACTGTGAGTGGCTTTTACATCAGGTTGGTGGTGAGACAAGAGGGTCGTGCGAATTTGGTCTGGCTCCTTAAAACGCACATTTTCTAA
- the LOC143374651 gene encoding uncharacterized protein LOC143374651 isoform X4: MPEASGSGVADEADYSTFENKTGLAEDMKFLARMPELCDVTFLVGDTKEPVCAVKAVLAARSRVFHKMLYQAPSPQRKKDPPPRENKIRLFLKRSSEPLLNLQNAAQQPNQHHTLIIKEFEPDVFRQLIEYIHTGCVTLQPRTLLGIMNAADYYGLDELRRACAGFVQCCITVDTVCALLSSAERYIQYKCTKSFVQKVLEFVDEHGNEILNLGSFTLLPQHVVRLILAREELRADEFSKFQAALMWSKKYCDSNENTRLMDVIGTFLEYIQFYKIPTNVLMKEIYPLDLVPSEIIMNALAYQADPTSVDPGKLSPHRVRRQGRSMSVQSSLDPYGSNTTLSSIGSDAGSGQKQHSGKSSAGEQETPREQQRQLRAQKQRDEEDLQRQIDQRSQLQQQRQQQESRRQQQEEEARKQREGDELRKQQEKDAQRDQQEEELKKQQMEKGAMDEVQKEQLKKQEEEEESSKQEDRLQGHPQEVTKKQLEQELKVEVEKQQDEGSKKQQEEGSKKQQEEGSKKQQEEGSKKQQEEGSKKQQEEGSKKQQEEGSKKQQEEGSKKQQEDGSKKQQEEGSKKQQEDGSKKQHEDLVLVEGQQKERQEKEAKEQQQEKELKEQHQEEDLNGREQDEGLQKEELKKQEEENLQDARQDEDLKAEQQKKELGSQQREEEMQKQQKEVLKEQQQEHGEPKEQQFEQEYKEQQEPEAKKEEHEKTQDSGLQVQLEPEKQFTEESDEQRELREENQRQLQLEQLRDYLRLQEEIFLQRQEQELERRIWERRCEEQLEAPEPQQLQLCLEGRKPSAEEAELQQQRNQLQSVEEEKVQVQESELRKQEQDERPQEQEITAPVGTVSGFYIRLVVRQEGRANLVWLLKTHIF; the protein is encoded by the exons ATGCCGGAAGCTTCAGGGTCGGGGGTGGCCGATGAGGCGGATTATTCGACTTTCGAGAATAAGACCGGCCTGGCCGAAGACATGAAGTTCCTGGCCAGAATGCCAGAACTCTGCGACGTCACCTTCCTCGTCGGCGACACCAAAGAGCCAGTCTGCGCTGTGAAGGCTGTTTTAGCGGCCAGAAGTAG AGTGTTCCACAAGATGCTTTACCAAGCCCCGAGCCCACAGCGCAAGAAAGACCCGCCACCCcgagaaaacaaaattcgtctgTTCCTGAAAAGGAGCTCTGAGCCGCTGTTGAATCTACAGAATGCAGCGCAACAG CCGAATCAGCATCACACATTAATCATCAAGGAGTTCGAACCAGACGTGTTTCGTCAGCTGATCGAATACATTCACACTGGATGCGTGACGTTGCAGCCTAGGACCTTACTGG GAATAATGAACGCTGCTGATTACTACGGATTGGACGAGCTTAGGAGAGCTTGCGCTGGATTCGTTCAGTGTTGCATTACAGTCGACACTGTCTGCGCTTTACTTTCATCGGCTGAACGATATATTCAGTACAAATGCacgaaatccttcgttcaaaag GTGCTGGAATTTGTTGACGAACATGGCAACGAAATATTGAATCTAGGATCCTTCACTTTGCTCCCTCAGCACGTGGTTCGTTTAATCCTGGCGAGAGAGGAACTGCGCGCTGATGAGTTTTCCAAGTTCCAA GCGGCCCTGATGTGGAGCAAGAAGTATTGCGACAGCAACGAGAACACGCGTCTGATGGATGTGATCGGCACCTTCCTGGAGTATATTCAATTCTACAAAATCCCTACGAACGTTCTAATGAAAGAGATTTATCCTTTAGACCTGGTACCGTCTGAAATTATTATGAACGCCTTGGCCTATCAG GCAGACCCAACCAGTGTCGACCCAGGGAAGCTGTCTCCCCACAGAGTGAGGCGACAGGGTCGCAGCATGTCGGTGCAGTCCTCGCTGGACCCGTACGGTAGCAACACGACATTGAGCTCGATTGGTTCCGACGCTGGCTCCGGTCAGAAGCAGCATTCAG GTAAAAGCAGCGCAGGGGAGCAGGAAACGCCTCGCGAGCAACAACGGCAGCTGAGAGCGCAGAAGCAGCGGGACGAAGAGGACCTGCAACGGCAGATCGACCAGCGGAGCCAGCTGCAGCAGCAGCGGCAGCAACAGGAATCGAGGAGGCAACAGCAGGAAGAGGAGGCGAGGAAACAGCGGGAGGGTGATGAGTTGAGGAAGCAGCAGGAGAAAGATGCGCAAAGGGATCAGCAAGAGGAGGAATTGAAGAAACAGCAGATGGAAAAGGGAGCGATGGACGAGGTGCAGAAGGAGCAGCTGAAGAagcaggaagaggaggaagagtcgAGCAAGCAAGAGGACCGGTTGCAGGGACATCCGCAAGAGGTGACGAAGAAACAACTGGAGCAGGAACTGAAGGTTGAAGTGGAGAAGCAGCAAGATGAAGGTTCAAAGAAGCagcaagaggaaggttcaaagaAGCAGCAAGAGGAAGGTTCGAAGAAGCagcaagaggaaggttcaaagaAGCagcaagaggaaggttcaaagaAGCagcaagaggaaggttcaaagaAGCAGCAAGAGGAAGGTTCGAAGAAGCagcaagaggaaggttcaaagaAGCAGCAAGAGGATGGTTCAAAGAAGCagcaagaggaaggttcaaagaAGCAGCAAGAGGATGGTTCAAAGAAGCAACATGAAGATCTGGTGTTAGTGGAAGGGCAGCAGAAGGAGAGGCAAGAAAAAGAAGCGAAGGAGCAACAGCAGGAGAAGGAATTAAAGGAACAACATCAAGAGGAGGACCTCAATGGACGCGAGCAAGACGAAGGGCTGCAGAAAGAGGAATTGAAGAAACAGGAAGAGGAGAATTTACAAGACGCTCGGCAGGATGAGGATCTGAAGGCAGAACAGCAGAAGAAGGAATTAGGAAGTCAACAGCGAGAAGAAGAAATGCAAAAGCAACAAAAGGAGGTTCTTAAAGAACAGCAGCAGGAGCATGGAGAACCAAAGGAACAGCAATTTGAGCAGGAATATAAAGAGCAGCAAGAACCAGAGGCTAAGAAGGAGGAACATGAAAAGACACAGGACTCAGGTTTGCAGGTCCAGCTGGAGCCAGAGAAACAGTTTACAGAAGAAAGCGATGAACAGCGAGAGCTGCGCGAAGAGAACCAGCGACAGTTACAGTTAGAGCAGTTGAGGGACTACCTACGATTGCAAGAGGAAATATTCTTACAGAGGCAAGAGCAAGAGCTGGAACGAAGAATCTGGGAAAGACGTTGCGAGGAGCAGCTGGAAGCTCCTGAACCACAGCAGCTGCAGCTATGTCTGGAAGGTCGAAAGCCTAGCGCAGAGGAAGCAGAGCTACAGCAACAACGAAACCAACTGCAGAGTGTGGAAGAGGAAAAGGTCCAGGTACAAGAATCAGAGTTGAGGAAGCAGGAACAGGACGAACGACCACAGGAGCAAGAGATCACTGCTCCTGTAGGAACTGTGAGTGGCTTTTACATCAGGTTGGTGGTGAGACAAGAGGGTCGTGCGAATTTGGTCTGGCTCCTTAAAACGCACATTTTCTAA